The sequence below is a genomic window from Pseudomonadota bacterium.
TTAGGATCAAACGGCGCCGACAGCGACGCCGTTGCCGGGAACCGGTCACCGGCAATCTCGATCTCGTAGGACGCCGACAGAATGTCGTCACGGCTGATCGGACCGTCTTCGGACTCAACATAACCCATGGAGATCGGCTTCTCGATGGAATAGGCGTAGCCGCCTGACGTGGTCGTGCCGACCAGCTTGCCGTCTCGCCATATCGGCTCCTCGTGCAGCATGCGGGGCGCGCCGGGCTCACCGTCGACCGTGAAAATCGCCAAGCGACGATTAACGCCGTTTTCGCGCTGGGCGGCAATGGCTTCGCGGCCAATGTAGTCGACGTTCTTGTCACGCGCGACGGCGAACCCAAGGCCCGCCTCGATCGGGGTGTCCTCCGGCCCGATGTCATGGCCCCAGTGCTTGAAGCCCTTTTCAAGCCTCAGACAGTCCTGACAGTGCAGGCCCGCATGGCGCAGACCGTACTCCGCGCCGGCTTCGGTCAGGACCTCGTGGACGTGGGCGGCGAATTCGATGGGCACATAAAGCTCCCAACCGAGATCGCCGACATAGGAAACCCGCTGGCCGCGCACCATGGCATAGCCCAGGCCGAACTCCTGCGACGTGCCGAACGGGAAGGCCTCGTTCGACAGATCGACGTCCGTCAGCGATGACAGAAGCGCGCGCGACTTCGGTCCCATGACGCCCAAGACGGCAAAGGCCGACGTGACGTCGGTCATGGTGACGTTGGCGCCCGCATCCATATTGCGCGCCATCCAATCCCAATCGTGCAATCTGGTCGTCGATCCGGTCACGACAAGAAAGCGTTCTTCGCCCAGGCGCGTCACGGTCAGATCCGTCTCGATGCCGCCCTTCGCGTTGAGCATCTGGGTATAGATCGCGCGGTTCTCTTCCTGCGCGATGTCGTTGGCGCACAACCGCTGAAGCTGGTGTTCGGCATCGCCGCCCTGAACCTCGAACTTGGCGAATGGCGTGAGGTCATAGAGAGCGACATCGTTGCGTGTCGCATGGGCCTCACGCGCCGCCGCGTCGTGCCAGCATGGTTTGCCGAATGTATAGGTGTATTCGCGGGCCTCGTCCCCTTCGGCATAAAACATCGGACGCTCCCAGCCAGACGCGACGCCCATCACGGCACCCTGTTCCACGAGCTTGTCGTGATAGGGCAGCCGCCGCGCGCCACGCGCGGTCTCGGGCTGGCGGTCGGGCCAGTGCATGGCATAGAGCAGGCCGAGCGATTCCACCGTGCGGTCGCGCAGATAGGTGCGCGCCTTCTGGAACGGCTCGACACGCGTGATGTCGACATCCCACAGATCCATCGGCGATTCGCCGTCGACGATCCACTGGGCCAGTGCCTTGCCGATACCCGGCGCCGAGGCGATGCCGATCGAGTTGAGGCCGGCGGCGACGTAGATGTTCTGGGTCTCTGGTGCACGGCCCATGTAGTAGCGGTTGTCCGGCGTGAAACTCTCCGGCCCGTTGAAGAACTGGCGGATGCCCGCCTCGGCAAGCGCTGGAATACGTTTCAGGCCGCCGTCCATCAGGATCTCGAAGTGATCCCAGTCTTCCGGCAGGACCGTGAACGAGGCGTCGTCCGGTACGCCGTCGACTGCCCATGGTTTGGCGACCGGTTCGAACCCGCCGACCAGGAGCTTGCCCGCGTCTTCCTTGATGTAGATGCAGGCGTCGTAGTCGCGGAGCACGGGTAGATCGGCGGGCACGTCGGGCATCGGCTCGGTCACGATGTACATGTGCTCGGCAGCGTGGAGCGGCACGGTCACGCCGATCGCGGCGGCCAGGTCGCGCGTCCACATGCCGCCGGCCAAGACGACATACTCGCATTCGATCGTACCGTGATCGGTCACGACCGCGCTGGCGCGCCCGTTCGCCGTCTCGATGCGGCGAGCCGGACACTGTTCGATGATCTTGGCCCCACCCATGCGCGCGCCCTTCGCCAGCGCCGCCGTCGTGTCGGTCGGGTTGGTCTGGCCGTCCTTGGGCATGAAGACCGCGCCGACAAGATCTGACGTCTCGGTCACGGGATGCAGCTTGGCGACCTCGGCTGGCGTCAGAACCTCGACGTCGACGCCAAATGCGTTGGCCATGGACGCGGCGCGCTTAAGCTCGGTAAAGC
It includes:
- a CDS encoding FAD-dependent oxidoreductase, coding for MVQNLPDRAQVVVVGGGIVGCSIAYHLVQLGWTDVVLLERDQLTSGTTWHAAGLVGQLRPSRNLTQLAAYSVELYPKLEAETGQMTGFKQNGAITVAQTEERFTELKRAASMANAFGVDVEVLTPAEVAKLHPVTETSDLVGAVFMPKDGQTNPTDTTAALAKGARMGGAKIIEQCPARRIETANGRASAVVTDHGTIECEYVVLAGGMWTRDLAAAIGVTVPLHAAEHMYIVTEPMPDVPADLPVLRDYDACIYIKEDAGKLLVGGFEPVAKPWAVDGVPDDASFTVLPEDWDHFEILMDGGLKRIPALAEAGIRQFFNGPESFTPDNRYYMGRAPETQNIYVAAGLNSIGIASAPGIGKALAQWIVDGESPMDLWDVDITRVEPFQKARTYLRDRTVESLGLLYAMHWPDRQPETARGARRLPYHDKLVEQGAVMGVASGWERPMFYAEGDEAREYTYTFGKPCWHDAAAREAHATRNDVALYDLTPFAKFEVQGGDAEHQLQRLCANDIAQEENRAIYTQMLNAKGGIETDLTVTRLGEERFLVVTGSTTRLHDWDWMARNMDAGANVTMTDVTSAFAVLGVMGPKSRALLSSLTDVDLSNEAFPFGTSQEFGLGYAMVRGQRVSYVGDLGWELYVPIEFAAHVHEVLTEAGAEYGLRHAGLHCQDCLRLEKGFKHWGHDIGPEDTPIEAGLGFAVARDKNVDYIGREAIAAQRENGVNRRLAIFTVDGEPGAPRMLHEEPIWRDGKLVGTTTSGGYAYSIEKPISMGYVESEDGPISRDDILSASYEIEIAGDRFPATASLSAPFDPKGERMRG